The following are encoded in a window of Bremerella alba genomic DNA:
- the rpsO gene encoding 30S ribosomal protein S15, whose protein sequence is MSITKEKKNDAIQDFKRGGEDTGSPEVQIAILTSRINSLTEHMKKHHKDYATRRGLLAMVSRRRRLLDYLKRHDPQKYLDMLARLGIRK, encoded by the coding sequence ATGTCGATTACCAAAGAAAAGAAGAACGATGCCATCCAAGATTTCAAACGTGGTGGCGAGGACACGGGTTCCCCGGAAGTTCAGATTGCGATTTTAACCAGTCGCATCAACAGCCTGACGGAGCACATGAAGAAGCACCACAAGGACTACGCGACGCGTCGCGGGTTGCTTGCCATGGTGAGCCGACGTCGCCGCTTGCTCGATTATCTGAAGCGGCACGATCCCCAGAAATATCTCGATATGCTGGCACGGCTTGGTATTCGTAAGTAG
- a CDS encoding polyribonucleotide nucleotidyltransferase, which yields MEVIRVEKQIGNATLSLETGFLAKQAHGAVLVQYGETVVFVATVSGPSRPGTDFFPLTCDYRERTAAAGKFPGGFIKREGRPTTKEILSSRLMDRPIRPMFPKGYHDEVQIQASVVASDRMYDGDVLAMNGASAALCISHLPFQGPLAAVRVGRVDGEIVAFPTFEQLEQSDLDLIISGNKESVLMIEGFSREMPEDEMADAIMKAHEVVKEICDLQAELTAKVGKAKMEYPEPDDGGLYQKLTDTCYADLKAAKQTTGKQDRADKVRELKTKVKEELIPDPQAEGAFDESLFGTAWHDLEERVVRDLILSGTRTDGRDAKSLRAIECKVDVLPRVHGSAVFQRGETQSLITVTLGTPRDEQRVDGLIDEYSKKFMLDYNFPSFSVGECRPIRGPGRREIGHGALAERSVNPVLPSPEDFPYTVRVISDILESNGSSSMASVCGATLALMAAGVPITNPVAGISIGLVKEGDDYVLLTDILGEEDHHGDMDFKIAGTQNGITGIQLDLKIKGINEDIIRKTLVQAREARIEILRNMLTTISQPKEETSKFAPRMMRTKINPEKIGLLIGPGGKTIRAIQEETGATLDVEDDGTVIVASGNLEWAEAAMARVQAITGEVEVGKIYEGRVTSVKDFGAFVEILPGRDGLCHISELSTEYVSDVNSVVKVGDILAVKVLLVDEHDRVKLSHKATLPGGEAPAGDGDEEMAAAGSRDGGGRGRDRGDRGGDRGGDRGGRGGDRGGDRGGDRGRRRPRRED from the coding sequence GTGGAAGTAATTCGTGTAGAGAAGCAGATTGGCAATGCAACCTTATCCCTCGAAACCGGCTTTCTAGCCAAGCAAGCCCACGGGGCTGTGCTCGTACAATATGGCGAAACTGTTGTCTTCGTCGCCACCGTCTCTGGCCCGTCTCGGCCTGGGACTGACTTCTTTCCTTTGACCTGTGATTACCGCGAACGAACCGCTGCTGCGGGTAAGTTCCCTGGTGGTTTCATCAAGCGAGAAGGTCGCCCAACGACCAAGGAAATTCTTTCGTCACGTCTGATGGATCGCCCGATTCGTCCTATGTTCCCTAAGGGATACCACGACGAAGTTCAGATTCAGGCCAGTGTTGTGGCCAGCGATCGGATGTACGACGGTGACGTGCTCGCCATGAATGGTGCCTCGGCCGCTTTGTGCATCTCGCACTTGCCGTTCCAGGGTCCTTTGGCTGCCGTTCGTGTCGGTCGCGTCGATGGCGAAATCGTTGCTTTCCCCACCTTTGAACAGTTGGAGCAAAGCGACCTCGACCTGATCATCTCGGGCAACAAAGAATCGGTTTTGATGATCGAAGGTTTCTCGCGGGAAATGCCCGAAGACGAGATGGCCGATGCGATCATGAAGGCCCACGAAGTGGTCAAGGAAATCTGCGACCTGCAAGCCGAACTGACCGCGAAGGTCGGTAAAGCGAAGATGGAGTACCCCGAGCCAGACGATGGCGGCCTCTATCAGAAGCTGACCGACACTTGCTACGCCGACCTGAAAGCTGCTAAGCAGACGACCGGCAAGCAAGATCGCGCCGACAAGGTTCGCGAACTGAAGACCAAGGTCAAGGAAGAACTGATTCCTGATCCGCAAGCCGAAGGTGCGTTCGACGAAAGTCTGTTCGGCACGGCTTGGCACGATCTGGAAGAACGCGTTGTGCGTGACCTGATCCTCAGCGGTACCCGTACCGACGGCCGCGACGCCAAGAGCTTGCGTGCGATCGAATGCAAGGTCGACGTTCTGCCACGCGTTCACGGTTCGGCTGTCTTTCAGCGTGGGGAAACCCAATCGCTGATCACTGTCACCCTGGGTACCCCACGTGACGAACAACGCGTCGACGGCTTGATCGACGAGTACTCGAAGAAGTTCATGCTCGACTACAACTTCCCGAGCTTCTCGGTGGGTGAATGTCGTCCGATTCGTGGCCCAGGCCGACGTGAAATCGGTCATGGTGCATTGGCCGAACGTAGCGTGAACCCCGTACTGCCGTCGCCGGAAGACTTCCCGTACACGGTACGTGTGATCTCCGACATTCTCGAATCCAATGGTTCGAGCTCGATGGCTTCGGTCTGCGGTGCGACCCTCGCTCTGATGGCTGCTGGCGTGCCGATCACCAACCCAGTTGCCGGGATCTCGATCGGCCTGGTGAAGGAAGGCGACGACTACGTCCTGCTGACCGACATCTTGGGCGAAGAAGATCACCATGGCGACATGGACTTCAAAATCGCTGGTACCCAGAACGGGATCACCGGCATCCAGTTGGACCTCAAGATCAAAGGGATCAACGAGGACATCATCCGCAAGACGCTGGTTCAGGCCCGCGAAGCCCGTATCGAGATCCTGCGGAATATGCTGACCACCATCAGCCAACCTAAGGAAGAGACTTCGAAGTTCGCTCCTCGCATGATGCGAACCAAGATCAACCCCGAGAAGATCGGTTTGCTCATCGGCCCTGGCGGCAAGACCATTCGTGCCATCCAGGAAGAAACGGGCGCGACGCTCGACGTCGAAGACGACGGTACCGTGATTGTTGCCAGTGGTAACTTGGAATGGGCCGAAGCCGCCATGGCTCGCGTTCAGGCCATCACCGGTGAAGTCGAAGTCGGCAAGATCTACGAAGGCCGCGTCACTAGCGTGAAGGACTTCGGTGCCTTTGTCGAAATCTTGCCAGGCCGCGACGGCTTGTGCCACATCAGCGAACTGTCGACCGAATACGTTTCGGACGTCAACTCGGTGGTCAAGGTCGGCGACATCCTGGCCGTGAAGGTCTTGTTGGTCGACGAACACGACCGCGTCAAGCTGAGCCACAAAGCCACCCTGCCAGGCGGCGAAGCCCCAGCCGGCGACGGCGACGAAGAAATGGCTGCGGCCGGTTCACGTGACGGCGGCGGTCGAGGCCGTGACCGTGGCGACCGTGGTGGAGATCGCGGCGGTGACCGAGGTGGCCGTGGCGGCGATCGCGGTGGAGACCGAGGCGGTGACCGCGGACGACGACGTCCGCGTCGTGAAGACTAA
- a CDS encoding two-component system sensor histidine kinase NtrB codes for MDHHSSPHNSSEPSREKSRDQYLVDQYNEIARLAGSLAHEIKTPLSVIRMNMELLAEDLDDPQTPQQRRAKQKIQTVQEQCERLQGLLNDFLRFARIRDLNLLPGNLNEQIERVLSFVEPQADRQGVEIIRYLDSELPSIDLDAELLYSALLNLVVNAIQAMPDGGSLMVQTREFRNGVLLRLVDTGCGMSDTTAIRMFDPFYSTKEGGSGLGLPLAKKIIEAHHSIIDVQSELGRGTQFTLEFPLPKRIGRKQDSP; via the coding sequence ATGGATCACCATTCTTCTCCCCACAATTCGTCCGAACCTTCTCGTGAAAAGTCGCGTGATCAGTACCTGGTTGACCAGTACAACGAGATTGCCCGGCTGGCTGGGTCACTGGCGCACGAGATCAAAACGCCGCTGTCGGTCATTCGGATGAATATGGAACTGCTGGCCGAGGATTTAGACGATCCGCAGACGCCTCAGCAGCGGCGGGCCAAGCAAAAGATTCAAACCGTGCAAGAGCAGTGCGAGCGGCTGCAAGGGCTGCTGAACGACTTTTTGCGGTTTGCACGGATCCGGGATTTGAATCTGCTGCCAGGCAACCTGAACGAGCAGATCGAGCGGGTACTGAGCTTCGTCGAGCCCCAGGCCGATCGGCAGGGGGTCGAGATCATTCGGTATCTTGATTCGGAACTTCCCAGCATCGACTTGGATGCCGAGCTGTTGTATTCGGCCCTCTTGAATCTGGTGGTCAACGCCATTCAGGCAATGCCGGACGGGGGCTCGCTGATGGTGCAAACCCGCGAGTTTCGCAATGGAGTGTTGCTGCGACTGGTCGATACCGGCTGCGGCATGAGCGACACGACAGCCATCCGGATGTTCGATCCGTTCTATTCGACCAAAGAAGGGGGCTCTGGCCTCGGCTTGCCACTGGCCAAGAAGATCATCGAAGCCCACCATTCGATTATCGACGTGCAAAGTGAACTGGGGCGTGGGACGCAATTTACACTGGAATTTCCCTTACCGAAGCGAATTGGACGTAAGCAAGATTCGCCGTAA
- a CDS encoding sigma-54-dependent transcriptional regulator, with protein MTSAPQNQTQADTLDVQPDQFRVLVVDNDKAHAMTMAESLERIGFVCTVATSGPEGAEKIMAEPFEIVVTDLVMNDIDGMGILQLTKEHRPNCEVIVVTGHATVSTAVEAMQNEALNFLEKPLTPDKLRAATLKAAQTIQLKRQNSELMRRLDEKFGFEGLIYSSNKMRQVVQRLQRIAPTDASVLILGETGTGKEVVAQAIHQNSPRKKKPFVPLNCAELSEHLLESELFGHAKGAYTDAASERIGRLEYANGGTLFLDEIGDMPLATQVKLLRVLESGEITRVGENKPVRINVRLLSATNANLETAIAAGTFRSDLYHRLRIVTVQLPPLRDRPDDILPLFDHFLKSFSKKHDKKIRGIDRTVFQRCLDYDWPGNVRQLRNFAESMVVLDLDGTIGLDDLPPELIQEGDDLVAPVDPNPAVSANGEMPSMVGQPISEVEKWLIGETLKATSGNREEASKMLGIGERTLYRKIKEYGLRGD; from the coding sequence ATGACAAGTGCGCCACAAAACCAGACCCAAGCCGATACGCTCGATGTCCAGCCGGACCAGTTCCGGGTGCTGGTCGTCGATAACGACAAGGCCCATGCGATGACCATGGCTGAGAGCCTGGAGCGGATCGGGTTTGTCTGCACGGTGGCGACCAGCGGGCCGGAAGGGGCCGAGAAGATCATGGCCGAGCCATTCGAGATTGTCGTGACCGATCTGGTCATGAACGACATCGACGGCATGGGCATCTTGCAGCTCACTAAGGAGCACCGTCCCAATTGCGAAGTGATCGTCGTCACCGGCCACGCGACCGTTTCGACGGCTGTCGAAGCCATGCAGAACGAGGCGCTCAATTTCCTGGAAAAGCCGCTCACACCGGACAAGCTTCGCGCGGCGACCTTGAAAGCGGCTCAGACGATCCAGCTGAAGCGACAGAACTCGGAATTGATGCGGCGGCTGGACGAAAAGTTCGGCTTCGAGGGGCTCATCTATTCCAGCAACAAGATGCGACAAGTCGTGCAGCGATTGCAGCGTATCGCCCCGACCGACGCCAGCGTGCTGATTCTCGGCGAAACCGGCACCGGCAAGGAAGTCGTCGCCCAGGCCATCCACCAAAACAGCCCTCGCAAGAAGAAGCCGTTCGTCCCGCTGAACTGCGCCGAGCTAAGCGAGCACCTGCTCGAGAGCGAACTGTTCGGCCACGCCAAAGGGGCGTACACCGATGCGGCCAGCGAACGGATCGGCCGGTTGGAATATGCCAATGGCGGCACGTTATTCCTGGACGAAATCGGCGACATGCCGTTGGCCACTCAGGTGAAGCTGCTGCGTGTGCTGGAGTCTGGCGAGATTACCCGCGTCGGCGAGAACAAGCCGGTTCGCATCAACGTGCGACTGCTTTCAGCGACCAATGCCAACTTGGAAACGGCGATTGCAGCCGGGACGTTTCGTTCCGATCTTTATCATCGTCTGCGGATTGTGACGGTTCAGTTGCCGCCGCTACGGGACCGCCCCGATGACATTTTGCCGCTGTTCGATCACTTCCTGAAATCGTTTTCTAAGAAGCACGACAAGAAGATTCGCGGGATCGATCGAACCGTGTTTCAGCGCTGTTTAGATTACGACTGGCCCGGCAACGTGCGGCAGCTGCGGAACTTCGCTGAGAGCATGGTCGTGCTTGATTTGGATGGCACGATCGGGCTCGATGACCTTCCGCCTGAGTTGATTCAGGAAGGGGACGACCTGGTCGCTCCGGTCGATCCCAATCCGGCCGTCTCGGCCAATGGCGAAATGCCCAGCATGGTGGGCCAGCCGATCAGTGAAGTCGAGAAGTGGCTGATAGGCGAAACGCTGAAAGCGACCAGCGGCAATCGCGAGGAAGCATCGAAAATGTTGGGCATTGGCGAACGAACCCTCTATCGCAAAATCAAAGAATACGGATTACGCGGCGACTGA
- the mutL gene encoding DNA mismatch repair endonuclease MutL, whose protein sequence is MPKIQQLSTSVVNKIAAGEVIERPASAVKELMENSLDAGATRIDVTIEHGGAELIRIADDGCGIAPEDMALTIASHATSKIGNADDLFHVRTLGFRGEALASISEVSHFLLRSRTHDSDCGNEMLVHGGSVQEAQPCGCPPGTIIEIRNLFYNTPVRKKFLKTTQTEFGHISEAFTRMALAFPHVHFSLKHGTRLVHDLPPCQDLRERIRVFFGEEIADQLIEVESENDQVTLCGYVGNPRFSRSNNRMQYLFLNGRFIKDRALQHALGEAYRGLLLHGRYPISFLRMSMPPEMVDVNVHPTKLEVRFQDSGRIYSQLLGTLRTKFLSSNLDATYRPSGDESNTVHGESQSSEALREELVAWAKGAVDTDGTSQGDSGRRQTDFDLDFRSPRHTPLQLTPIDRSSVGAGSLPLPPIPSGVTPAHLRDKEDLPAESTGSIPSPPQGGGVGSQQRAIQLHNRYLIAETDEGMTVIDQHALHERILYEELREKAMARRLEVQRLLVPETLNLSAQEFAAVDGATETLLQVGIEVEAFGGDTILIRSYPAILGRRKPAEIVREVVDQLLTEGKNLEKRDLLDELLHMMSCKAAIKAGDRLSSEEIDALLELRHLCQDAHHCPHGRPTALVFTKEELDRRFQRT, encoded by the coding sequence ATGCCGAAGATTCAACAACTTTCTACAAGTGTCGTCAACAAGATCGCGGCAGGCGAAGTGATCGAGCGCCCAGCGAGCGCCGTCAAAGAGCTGATGGAGAACTCGCTCGACGCCGGGGCCACGCGGATTGACGTCACCATCGAGCACGGCGGGGCCGAGCTGATTCGCATTGCCGACGACGGCTGCGGGATCGCGCCCGAAGACATGGCGCTCACCATCGCTTCGCACGCTACCAGCAAAATCGGTAACGCCGACGATTTGTTTCATGTCCGCACGCTCGGCTTTCGCGGAGAAGCGCTCGCTTCGATCTCAGAGGTGAGCCACTTTCTGCTGCGGAGCCGGACCCACGATTCGGACTGCGGCAACGAGATGCTCGTGCATGGCGGAAGCGTCCAGGAAGCCCAGCCTTGTGGCTGCCCTCCGGGGACGATCATCGAGATCCGCAATCTGTTCTACAACACGCCGGTTCGCAAGAAGTTCCTGAAGACAACCCAAACCGAATTCGGGCATATCAGCGAAGCGTTCACACGGATGGCGTTGGCCTTTCCGCACGTCCATTTTTCGCTCAAGCATGGCACACGATTGGTGCACGACTTGCCTCCGTGCCAAGACTTGCGCGAGCGGATTCGCGTTTTCTTTGGGGAAGAGATCGCCGACCAACTGATTGAAGTCGAAAGCGAAAACGACCAGGTCACACTGTGTGGCTATGTCGGAAACCCACGCTTCAGTCGCAGTAATAACCGGATGCAGTATCTGTTTTTGAACGGACGTTTTATCAAGGATCGTGCGCTGCAGCATGCGTTGGGCGAAGCCTATCGAGGGCTGCTGCTGCATGGTCGTTATCCGATCTCTTTCCTGCGGATGTCGATGCCACCGGAGATGGTGGATGTGAACGTCCACCCAACCAAACTGGAAGTTCGTTTTCAGGACAGCGGGCGAATCTATAGCCAACTGCTGGGAACGCTGCGGACGAAGTTTCTTAGCTCGAATCTGGATGCGACCTATCGACCCTCCGGGGATGAATCGAATACGGTCCACGGCGAGTCGCAATCCTCCGAAGCACTGCGTGAGGAACTGGTCGCGTGGGCCAAGGGCGCGGTCGATACCGACGGTACCTCGCAGGGTGACTCCGGTCGACGGCAGACCGACTTCGATCTCGATTTTCGTTCGCCGAGGCATACTCCGCTGCAGCTGACTCCGATCGACCGGTCGTCTGTCGGGGCAGGCAGTCTGCCGTTGCCGCCGATTCCCAGTGGGGTCACGCCGGCTCATCTGCGCGACAAGGAAGACTTGCCGGCCGAGTCGACGGGGTCGATCCCATCGCCGCCGCAAGGGGGCGGGGTAGGCTCGCAGCAACGGGCCATTCAGCTGCACAACCGCTATCTCATCGCCGAAACGGACGAAGGGATGACGGTGATCGATCAGCATGCGCTTCACGAACGTATTCTCTACGAAGAGCTTCGTGAAAAGGCCATGGCACGGCGGCTTGAGGTCCAGCGGTTGTTGGTACCCGAGACCTTAAATCTCTCGGCCCAGGAGTTCGCAGCGGTCGATGGAGCCACCGAAACTTTGCTGCAGGTTGGCATTGAAGTCGAGGCCTTTGGCGGCGATACGATCCTCATTCGCAGCTATCCGGCCATTCTCGGACGCCGCAAACCGGCGGAAATCGTGCGGGAAGTGGTCGATCAACTGCTGACTGAAGGGAAGAATCTCGAAAAAAGAGATCTTTTGGACGAGCTGCTACATATGATGTCGTGCAAGGCCGCTATCAAGGCCGGAGACCGGCTTTCCAGCGAGGAAATCGACGCTTTGCTTGAATTGCGGCATTTGTGCCAGGACGCCCATCATTGCCCGCATGGCCGTCCTACGGCATTAGTCTTTACGAAAGAGGAACTCGACCGGAGATTCCAACGCACGTAA